The Arthrobacter russicus genome has a segment encoding these proteins:
- the rimI gene encoding ribosomal protein S18-alanine N-acetyltransferase: protein MSAGFRVMTAADVNAVAELEGVLFPIDAWPRQMFVDELAQASRHYLVAEDRDEIVGYAGLMCLPPVADVQTIAVLPDFEGQGIGTALLTELLAEAGRRGATEVLLEVRADNPRAQQLYRRFGFEQIHLRPRYYRDGVDALVMRAQLGAQA from the coding sequence ATGAGCGCAGGATTCCGGGTGATGACCGCAGCGGACGTCAATGCCGTCGCCGAGCTCGAAGGCGTGCTTTTCCCGATCGACGCCTGGCCGCGGCAGATGTTCGTCGACGAGTTGGCCCAGGCCAGCCGGCATTATCTGGTCGCCGAGGACCGGGACGAAATCGTCGGATATGCCGGTCTGATGTGTTTGCCGCCGGTCGCCGATGTGCAGACCATCGCAGTTCTGCCGGATTTCGAAGGGCAGGGCATCGGCACTGCCTTGCTGACCGAGTTGTTGGCCGAAGCCGGCCGCCGGGGCGCCACCGAGGTGCTGTTGGAAGTCCGGGCAGACAATCCCAGAGCGCAGCAGCTCTACCGGCGATTCGGGTTCGAACAGATTCATCTGCGGCCGCGTTACTACCGCGACGGCGTGGACGCCCTGGTGATGCGGGCGCAGTTGGGAGCACAAGCATGA